The Coffea arabica cultivar ET-39 chromosome 2c, Coffea Arabica ET-39 HiFi, whole genome shotgun sequence genome includes the window TTGACTGGGAATAACTTCTCCGGCGAGATTCCGGGGAGCTTCGGAACTTTCCGGCAGCTGGAGGTGCTGGGGTTAGTTGATAACTTGATTGAAGGGGCAATTCCAGCGTTCTTGGGGAACATTTCAACTCTGAAGCAGCTCAACTTGTCTTACAATCCATTTTTCCCCGGTCGTATCCCGCCGGAGCTCGGCAACTTGACGAATCTAGAGACCCTTTGGCTCACTCAGTGTAACTTGATTGGCGAAATCCCTGACTCGCTCGGTCGACTGAGTCGACTCACCGATTTGGACCTGGCGCTGAACGCTCTAGGCGGGCCGCTTCCGAGTTCACTCACCGAGTTGACCAGCGTGGTTCAAATCGAGCTCTACAACAACTCGTTAACGGGAGAGTTGCCCCCCAATGGCTGGTCAAAGATGACCGCCTTAAGGCGAATAGACGCTTCAATGAACGGGTTGACTGGGACGATTCCAACAGAGTTGTGCGAGTTGCCACTCGAGTCCCTCAATCTGTATGAAAACTCCTTCGAAGGTGAATTGCCAGAAAGCATAGCAAATTCGACAAATTTGTACGAATTGAGGATATTTCAGAACAACCTCACGGGAGCTTTGCCTAAAGATTTAGGTAAAAACTCGCCTTTATTATGGCTTGATGTTTCAAGTAACAATTTTTCCGGTGAAATTCCCGCCAATTTGTGTGAAAAGGGGGTTCTTCTGGAGCTTTTGATGATAGACAACTCATTTTCTGGTGAAATTCCGGCTAGTTTAGGCCAATGCCAGAGCTTGAACCGTGTCAGATTGGCTAACAATAATTTTTCCGGTGCCGTGCCGGATGGGCTCTGGGGCCTTCCCCATGTGTCTCTACTTGACCTCAAAAGCAACTCATTTTCAGGCGGGATTGCGAAAACTGTTGCCAGCGCGTCCAATTTATCGTCCTTAATTTTATCAAGTAACAAATTTTCTGGAGACATACCTGAGGAAATTGGATTTCTGGAGACTTTGTTGGAGTTTTCTGGCAATGACAACGTATTCTCGGGGTTTTTGCCCGGGAGTATAGTGAATCTTGGGCAATTAGGAAAGCTTGATCTTCATGATAATGCACTGTCTGGTGAGCTGCCAAAAGGGATTCATTCTTGGAAAAAATTGAATGAGTTGAATTTAGCTAATAACGATTTATCTGGGAATATTCCTCCACAAATTGGAAGCTTGTCTGTGTTGAACTATCTTGACCTATCAGGAAACAGGTTAACAGGAAAGATTCCGAATGAGTTGCAGAATTTGAAGCTCAATCAGCTTAATCTCTCGAATAATCGACTTTCTGGGGATATTCCTCCACTTTATGCTAAAGTCATGTATAGAAATAGTTTCCTGGGCAATCCTGGTTTGTGTGGAGACATAGATGGTCTATGTGATGGAAGAAGTGATAGGAATAATGGTTATGCTTGGTTATTGAAGTCCATTTTTGTCCTCGCTGGGGTGGTATTAATTATGGGTGTGCTTTGGTTCTATTGGAGGTACAGGAATTTCAGGAAGGTGAAACGGGCTATTGATAAGTCCAAATGGACCTTGATGTCATTTCACAAACTCGGGTTCAGTGAGTATGAGATATTGGATGCTCTCGATGAGGATAATGTTATTGGAAGTGGATCTTCTGGTAAAGTGTACAAGGTTGGGCTCAGCAGTGGTGAGGCTGTTGCTGTGAAAAAGCTCTGGGCTAGCACCAAAATTGCTGATGAGAGTAGTGATGTCGAGAAATGTAATGTTCAAGATGATGGATTTGCAGCAGAGGTGGAGACTTTAGGAAAGATTAGGCATAAGAACATTGTTAAGTTGTGGTGCTGTTGTACTACTAGGGACTGTAAACTCTTGGTTTATGAGTACATGCCTAATGGTAGTTTGGGAGATTTGCTTCACAGTAATAAAAGTGGCTTGTTGGATTGGCCAATTAGGTATAAGATTGCCATGGATGCTGCTGAGGGGCTTGCTTATTTGCATCACGATTGTGTTCCTCCTATTGTCCATAGGGATGTGAAGTCCAACAATATATTGTTGGATGGAGACTTCGGAGCTCGTGTTGCAGATTTTGGTGTGGCCAAGGTTGTCGATACAAATGGGAAGGGCACCAAGTCGATGTCTGTCATTGCAGGATCTTGCGGTTATATCGCACCAGGTTCGTCCTCCCAATCTCTCTCTGTTTTTGACTTATTTTGATCTGGTTGAGCTATGATTGCTAAGCCCCATGGGACATTGACCACAAATTCATTAGACGTTTGGTATCAAATTCATCTTGATCTTTAGAGAAGTCCAATTTCAATAGCCGGACATGTAGAACTCAAAACTAGAACGATGGAGCCATTTGTATCTACCTTGTTGTTTTCAGAATCTGAGTGAAATGCTTAGATGAGGAACTTATATAATAGACTGTCATTCAGTATGTCAAATATTGGTTATCCATGATGCCAATATGAACCATTTAGAGTCTATTATTAGTAGATGAAAATCATGCTAGTAAATCACTTGGGGTTGTTTTATTGTAATCTTTGGCTTGCATTATTTTCTCTTCTTAAAGATGCCTCGAGTCTGGTGAAAGGGTTTCTTGTCCAGGTCTAACTGTTGAATGCGTTCTATCAGACATTTCTGTAgtggatttccaaattcaagaaCTCCATGGGCTTTGATGTACGATAGTTAGTAGTACCAATGAGAAATAAAGGGATGCGGACTGTTGGCCCCTAACTCATTTTCAGGAGTTGTATATTAGAAACTGTGAGTGGTTTACTAATGTCTTCTTTCCTTCCTTTGGATTACTGATGAGCTGTTAGTTTCATTTTTCGCTGCAGAATATGCATATACCCTGAGGGTGAATGAGAAGAGTGACATATACAGCTTTGGTGTGGTTATACTAGAGTTGATCACAGGGAGGCTCCCAGTTGATCCCGAGTATGGTGAGAAGGATTTGGTTAAGTGGGTGTGCACCACTTTGGACCAAAAGGGCATTGATCATGTAATTGACACAAAACTGGATTCTTGGTTCAAGGAAGAGATATGTAAAGTCCTCAATGTAGGTCTCCTCTGCACCAGTCCCCTTCCTATAAATCGTCCTTCGATGAGACGAGTGGTAAAAATGTTGCAAGAAGTAGGAGGTGGAAACCAACTCAAAAATGGTAGGACAAAAGATGGCAAATTGACGCCTTATTACTATGAAGATGCCTCGGATCATGGAAGTGTAGCTTGAGGTGGTTTATACATTTGTTACAAGagactcagaaactgaaatcagaagaagaagaacctTCCTCCTCTTCATCAGCTAAATATATGATGCGAGTTTTTACAGGTGTTTGTTTCCAAGAGGGACGAGGGTCCTGGCTCCCAAGGAATGGAGATGAGGGCTGGAGGTGAAACGGGGAGGACTTATGGGGGAATTGTTGTTTTTGGCTCAATGTAAATGAACACCCCGCCAAAGTTTTTGCTTCCAAGTTTGAAAAGTGATCAACATTCAATTTTATCTTGTTTAAGTTTGCTTACCTAAATCACTGCTATTTTTGATACCGACTTCCCCTTCCTTATATGCATTTCCCATGTGAAAATTCTTTGCATTAATGAAGAATTTTTAGTTGGTCGCCGAATGTTACTAAAAAGAAGCCAGCCTTTAATGGTGACTGACCTGCTAGAGACCCTTTTCTGTTCTGCCACAGAAATCTATTAAAAGAAGTAACCAAGAAAGGAAAGTTGTGGTCTCTTCCGTGGGTTTAGTTAGCCCTTACTTGGTCCTTTTAAAATTTGCTTTGCGGAAGGATTTTGGACCTTAGGTCTATCAATCAATTGATGAATCCATACGTGCGTGGTTGGCTCCATGATGGTGGCAGCGTTTGATTGTAgggtcccccccccccctccctccCTCCTTCGGTTTCTAGCAAATCTGGAATCACAGAATTGTTAGCAAGAACCATCATCCATGATACAAAAATGTCCAAAGAGGTGTCAATTGGTCTTTCTTAGGAAAAAGTATGCTCATGTCAATTGGTctttcattattttgtttcttggGGAAAGTCACGGAAATG containing:
- the LOC113726078 gene encoding receptor-like protein kinase HSL1, which gives rise to MLLRLALLLILLAPCTFSLNQEGLILQQLKLVFDDPDNFFSDWNDRDITPCKWRGVTCDSLTHSVTSLDFSNANLAGPFPASLLCRLRNLTSISFYNNSVNSTLPEADLPLCRTIVHLNLAQNLLTGKLPSSVAELPNLKYLDLTGNNFSGEIPGSFGTFRQLEVLGLVDNLIEGAIPAFLGNISTLKQLNLSYNPFFPGRIPPELGNLTNLETLWLTQCNLIGEIPDSLGRLSRLTDLDLALNALGGPLPSSLTELTSVVQIELYNNSLTGELPPNGWSKMTALRRIDASMNGLTGTIPTELCELPLESLNLYENSFEGELPESIANSTNLYELRIFQNNLTGALPKDLGKNSPLLWLDVSSNNFSGEIPANLCEKGVLLELLMIDNSFSGEIPASLGQCQSLNRVRLANNNFSGAVPDGLWGLPHVSLLDLKSNSFSGGIAKTVASASNLSSLILSSNKFSGDIPEEIGFLETLLEFSGNDNVFSGFLPGSIVNLGQLGKLDLHDNALSGELPKGIHSWKKLNELNLANNDLSGNIPPQIGSLSVLNYLDLSGNRLTGKIPNELQNLKLNQLNLSNNRLSGDIPPLYAKVMYRNSFLGNPGLCGDIDGLCDGRSDRNNGYAWLLKSIFVLAGVVLIMGVLWFYWRYRNFRKVKRAIDKSKWTLMSFHKLGFSEYEILDALDEDNVIGSGSSGKVYKVGLSSGEAVAVKKLWASTKIADESSDVEKCNVQDDGFAAEVETLGKIRHKNIVKLWCCCTTRDCKLLVYEYMPNGSLGDLLHSNKSGLLDWPIRYKIAMDAAEGLAYLHHDCVPPIVHRDVKSNNILLDGDFGARVADFGVAKVVDTNGKGTKSMSVIAGSCGYIAPEYAYTLRVNEKSDIYSFGVVILELITGRLPVDPEYGEKDLVKWVCTTLDQKGIDHVIDTKLDSWFKEEICKVLNVGLLCTSPLPINRPSMRRVVKMLQEVGGGNQLKNGRTKDGKLTPYYYEDASDHGSVA